A stretch of DNA from Bacillus sp. NP157:
ACTACGATCCGTCGGTAGGCCGCTACATCCAGGTTGATCCGATTGGTCTGTCCGGCGGACTGAATCCGTATGTGTACGTCACCAATAGGCCGCTGACTGCTATCGACCCATTGGGCTTAGTGAAGTGGGATGGATACGTCGAAACGTTTTCCATCTCCCCCCTTCTCGCCGCAGGCGCTTACAAGTTTGGTCTGATATCGGAGTGTATCGATGGACGACGTGCTGCCGTCATGGTTAATGCGGCGGGACTTGGGATCGGACTAGGATTCAAGATCTCACCAACGGTATCCGGTGCCGGCTCTACCGTCAGCTTCGAAGACCGCATGAGCCACATCGATCCGAACATTCTCAACGGGTGGTTTGTAGCCTACAGTGCTGGCGCGGCCGTACATCGTGGGTATGGTCTATCAACGTTCCAGCTCGGCGGAGTCGGACGTCAGCTCGCCAAACCTGAAAAGTCTGGCGCTTTCGCAAAACCGTCCTTCGGTCCCGAGAGAGGCTTCGAGCTTGGCGCGGGAGTCATAGCCGGCCGCAGCAGTGTCGACAAAGTCGAATGGACGCAGTGCGGTTGCGCAGCCAGATGAGCAAGCTTCTCAGAGTGATTCACGCGGCATTCGCTGGTTCAATCGCTTCACTTATCCTTGTCATCGTGCCCTGGCAATTGGCGACTGAGTGGGAATACTTGAGGGCATGGAATTTGTCAGATATCCATCGATTCCTGCCAGTCGTGTATCTGACGGCTTTCGTTATCAGCTATCGGCGCAAGCGATGAAACGATCAAAGTCACCATCGTCTTGTCTAACAATGGTCGGCTGGCCAGTAGCAGGACACACTAATATCTAATTCGCATTGCGCCTCTAGAGCTGGTGATCTTCTCTCAAGCGGACTGCGATTGTAATGACAACTCGAGCGTGGCCGCAGAGAACATACTCCGCGGCCACCGCCTCGTCACGAAACCCAGATGTCCAGGCACGACTCTCCTCTCGATCCTATGCGACGCATTCTCATCGCAACGCTATCGCAAAGAGGTTTCCGATCGATACCCGTGCGAAAACATATGCCGGGCGCTCGGCTGCAGATGAAGCTCTTTCCATTCGGTCTTCTTGTTCGCCGCCGCGAGGAGAAGATCGATGTCATCGAGATACAGGCGGATAAGTACGATTCGAGACGATTCCAGGTAGTGCTCTACGCACAAGAAGTTCCGAGATTAATCGAGATCGAATCAGCAAAAGATGTGGACTTCTTTGAAATTGCCACGCCAGACTCACAGTACCGATTGTGCGCAACAAGGTGGGGAAGGCATTTCTTCGGCCCAGCCCGATTCAAGAAAATTCTCGACAAGCCGGGCTCAGCCACCCTTACGGCGCGTACTATCGAGTCGCTCATTCCGCAAGTCGATGACGTCCTTATCCGTAACCGCGTCGGACCGAACATCAAAATGATCGGGCCGAAACTCGTATCGAATGAAGACAACGCATATTCGCTCAGAATGAGTAATTTTCTGAAACTAATTCACACGGGATTCGCTGCATCGATCGCTGCGCCCATCCTTGTCATCGTGCCTTCACAGGTCGCGTCTGAGTTGGGTTACCTCAGGTCGCGGCATCTGTCAGTAATCGACTCGCTCCTCCCCGTTTTCTATGTGGTGACGTATGCGATCGCCTTAGAAAGAAGAAGTGAAGCGTGAAAGCCAAAACTTCCAGCTCTTATAGCTTGAACCTGAACTATCAGTGCTCTGCACACCGGTGAAGCACGCCCAGTCGGACTAAGCGGGCAAAGGCGACCCCGTGAGAATAGAATTTTTCTGAAAAATGCGCGCCGTCGCGCGCATTTGCGTTCGGAAACCTCACAATCAGCCCACACGCCACGACCTCGCGGCTCGCTTGATCCAAGCGCGGCACCATCGCCCCGGCACCTAGGAAAAACAAACATGAGATGGAATGAATCAAGTTTCTTCATTCGTCTGCTGAATGGCATCATTGACGCAGTCCTCGACGGCTTGATCCGCTGCGCCACCACTCTCTTCGATTGACCGCGTCCCGCGCGAACCATTGTCGCGCGGCATCGTCATCTTGGTTGATTCTCATCACCCGACGAGTCTTTTAGAAGATCCTCCACCATTGCTTCGGCTGCTCCGCCTCAGGAAAGCTGCCAGGTGGCCAATACCTACCGGACATCAAGTCGTAGGCCGCAAGTCCATGTCGATGGGCGACGTCACGGATGACGGTCCATAGCTCATCGCCCCATTCGACCTTCACGAAAAAGAACACCATTCCCCTGCCCCGCTGCACTTCGTCGACCCATGGCGTAGCGTCGTTGAAGTAATAGCGATCAAAGCCAGGATCAGGATAGACCTGCATGATCTCGTCATAGAAGGCGTCCAGAGCGGGGTGATCGCGGATGCAGAGATCTTCGTCATCACACAGCGCATCGATGCGCACGTCAGCTTGCTTTTGCGTCAACGGGCTATGGGGATACCAAACGGCTGCCTGAAACTCCATGCGCTACCTTCGTCCTCTGAATGGGCGGACGATTCTGACGTAAGGTCGGTGTGATTCGGCGACAGCGCGCCTCTTTTCCGAAATGTTCTATGTGCAGATTTCGAACCGGCGTCAGGGGGATTCGCGGCTGGGTGCGGTCGCGCGCAGGCGCGCTCCTACAGGGGGTGGTGGGTTAACGCTTCGTAGTGGCTGAGGAACGCGGTGGCGGTGGCGTCGGCGTCTTCGCGCATGGCGCGGCGTTGTGCTTCGGTGGCGAGGCGGAGGCGTAGCGCTTCGTCATGCGCGACCGTGGCGATGGCCAGGGCGAGGCCTTCGGCATCACCTGGGGCTGCCGTCAGGGCGGCAGTGCCTTCCCACTCCACGAAATGGCCTACGGCCGTGCCGACCGAAGGCACGCCGAGGACGGCGGCTTCGAGCAACACCAGCGGCCCTGCCTCGTGCCGCGAGGACATGACGAGCAGGTCGGCATCCAGCAGCAGCGGGCGCAACGCTGCTTGCGTGCGAAAGCCGAGGAACGCCACCCGGTCGGCGATGCCGAGTTCGCGCGCGAGGTCGTGCACGCGGCCGCCCAGCGTATCGACGCCGATCATCTGCATGGTGAACGGCACGCCCCGCTGGGCGAGGATCGCCAGTGCATGCAGCAGGGTTGCCTGGTCCTTGACCAGGTTGAGGCTGGCGACGTGGAGCAGGCGCAGCGGTGCAGCGGCGCGCGGCCGCGGTGTCGCAAGCGGCCAACGCGAGACGTCCACGCCAAGGGGAATCCGCCCGGCGCTGACGCCAAGGCCACGCAACGAGGCAAGGATCGGTTCGCTCGCCGCCGTCACCAACGCAGCGCGCCGCAGCACCACCGATTCACTGATCCGGCTACGCAAACGCCGCCGCCCGCCGTAGCCGATGTCGTCGAGCGCCACCAGCTCGCCACCCGCGATATGCACCGCGTAAGGCACGCGAAGCAGCACGGACGACATCGCGGCCACCTGCCCGCAAGCGCCGGAGAACAGGGCCTGCAGCACGTCGAAACGCGCGAGCCGGTGCTCGCGGCGTATCGCCATCACCGAGCGCCACCGCGTCCATCCCTCACCGATGTTATGGACCTGCGCACCACGGAGCTCCCACCGCGCGGGCCGCGGCTCCTGGTGGAACACGAACACATGCACCTCGTGCAGCCGCGCGAGCCGTTCGACCAGCGCAAGGAACGCCGGTATCACCCGCTCCTCGCCGCCACGGTCGACGCCGCCGGGAAGCACGATGCCTATCTTCATGCGCGCAGCCGTCGCGCATCGACCAGCGATGCATACGCCGAGGCCCAACGCCGACCGAGCGCCAGGAACGAGAGGTGGGCGCGGAAGTGCTCGCTGACCAGTTGCCGCGGCACCAGCTGGGTCGCCGCGCCTATCAAGGCCTGTCCGCAACGCACCGCGTCCCCGGGCGGAAACAGCTTCCCGACCGACCCGTTGCCGGTGAGTTCGCGGAACGACGGGATGTCGCTTACCACCGGTGTCGCGCCACACGCCATCGCTTCGAGCAGGGCGAAACCGCAGCTCTCCGCGTGGCTGCCACTGATGTAGATGTCGGCGGCGCGCATCAGTGTTTCCACTTCCGCGTGGGCCAGCCGCCCGAGCAAGGTCACCCGGCTGGCGAGGCGCTCGTCGCCTTCGATCCGCGCACGCACGGCATCGCCCAGCGGCGCATTCCCATACGCCATGTACAGGCGAGCGCCGGGCGACACCGCGGCCAGGCGCGCGAAACCATCGAGCACCGTCAGCGGATCCTTGTTTTCGTTCAGATGCCCGACCCAGGCGATGGCGGGTGCACCAACGACCTTCGCCATCACCCGCGCGGCGTCGCGACTCCCCGGCGTAAAGCGGCTGCTCGATTCGGGAATGGCGAATACGCGCGTGCCCGGCGGCAACAGTCCGCCCGCGCGAAAACGCAGGGCCAGCGGCGCGGCGGTAAACGCGACGGCATCCACGCTGCGCAGCCAGCGCCGCCAGGCCGGACGCCGCCACCACGCGGGAACACGATCGGCATGGTCCTGCAGGAGGATCGGCAACAACGGCAGCTCCTGCGCGATCGCATGGGCCTCCTCCGCGCACGCCATGCTGTGGATATGCAGCACGTCGGGGACCTGCCCGCGCAACAGATGGGCGACATGGCGGCCCCGCGCGCGCGGCGATGCATACGCACGCAGGTCGACGAAGCGGTAGTCGATGCCCTGGCGAACGAAACGGGCATCGTGGTCGGCCGCCTGCAACACG
This window harbors:
- a CDS encoding glycosyltransferase family 4 protein; this encodes MKIGIVLPGGVDRGGEERVIPAFLALVERLARLHEVHVFVFHQEPRPARWELRGAQVHNIGEGWTRWRSVMAIRREHRLARFDVLQALFSGACGQVAAMSSVLLRVPYAVHIAGGELVALDDIGYGGRRRLRSRISESVVLRRAALVTAASEPILASLRGLGVSAGRIPLGVDVSRWPLATPRPRAAAPLRLLHVASLNLVKDQATLLHALAILAQRGVPFTMQMIGVDTLGGRVHDLARELGIADRVAFLGFRTQAALRPLLLDADLLVMSSRHEAGPLVLLEAAVLGVPSVGTAVGHFVEWEGTAALTAAPGDAEGLALAIATVAHDEALRLRLATEAQRRAMREDADATATAFLSHYEALTHHPL
- a CDS encoding glycosyltransferase family 4 protein — protein: MRVVQLNLHPAPAGMPAEALFEHWPSLADIPEAVAAGGVWVSVLQAADHDARFVRQGIDYRFVDLRAYASPRARGRHVAHLLRGQVPDVLHIHSMACAEEAHAIAQELPLLPILLQDHADRVPAWWRRPAWRRWLRSVDAVAFTAAPLALRFRAGGLLPPGTRVFAIPESSSRFTPGSRDAARVMAKVVGAPAIAWVGHLNENKDPLTVLDGFARLAAVSPGARLYMAYGNAPLGDAVRARIEGDERLASRVTLLGRLAHAEVETLMRAADIYISGSHAESCGFALLEAMACGATPVVSDIPSFRELTGNGSVGKLFPPGDAVRCGQALIGAATQLVPRQLVSEHFRAHLSFLALGRRWASAYASLVDARRLRA